One window from the genome of Candidatus Poribacteria bacterium encodes:
- a CDS encoding T9SS type A sorting domain-containing protein, producing the protein VGDPAAQSVSVTLQPRWNLVGAPFGGAPASAYNPTAKTVFAYDGVNYVIATSLSQFQGYWVYNELATARTVTISQTPTAPAIVQRAAPSPDWVAPLTISLDSGALKTVELGSGSKAQVGFDAYDVGLPPAPPVRSYSEFFAKTDDPVERMTRSVLPSSQREATWELSANLAEAGTLRWTAQTLPQGYRIIVESGDERHDLSREGSMRLNAGKHTFTARLTFTPPSRSRLMANYPNPFNPETWIPFELKEGSAVTVNVYDVAGSLVRKLDLGYREPGYYTSRDEAAYWDGRNELGERVASGVYFYELRAGSFRETRRMVIHK; encoded by the coding sequence CGTGGGCGATCCGGCGGCGCAGTCGGTGTCGGTGACGCTGCAACCTCGCTGGAACCTCGTCGGCGCTCCGTTCGGGGGCGCGCCCGCGTCAGCCTACAACCCGACCGCCAAGACGGTCTTCGCGTATGACGGCGTCAACTACGTCATCGCGACGAGTCTGTCGCAGTTCCAGGGCTACTGGGTCTACAACGAACTGGCGACGGCTCGGACGGTGACGATCAGCCAAACGCCGACGGCTCCGGCGATCGTCCAGCGCGCGGCTCCGTCGCCGGATTGGGTCGCGCCGCTGACCATCTCGCTCGACAGCGGGGCGCTCAAGACGGTCGAGCTGGGCAGCGGCTCGAAGGCGCAGGTGGGCTTCGACGCCTACGACGTGGGTCTGCCTCCGGCTCCCCCGGTTCGGAGCTACTCCGAGTTCTTCGCCAAGACGGACGATCCGGTCGAGCGGATGACTCGGAGCGTCCTGCCGTCGAGCCAGCGCGAGGCGACGTGGGAGCTCTCGGCGAACCTGGCGGAAGCGGGAACGCTCCGCTGGACGGCTCAGACGCTTCCGCAGGGCTACCGGATCATCGTCGAGTCCGGCGATGAGCGGCATGACCTCAGCCGCGAGGGTTCCATGCGTCTCAACGCAGGGAAGCACACCTTCACGGCGCGTCTGACCTTCACGCCGCCGTCCCGAAGCCGCCTGATGGCGAACTACCCCAATCCCTTCAACCCGGAGACGTGGATTCCCTTCGAGCTGAAGGAGGGTTCCGCCGTCACGGTGAACGTCTACGACGTGGCCGGCTCACTCGTCCGCAAGCTCGACCTGGGCTACCGCGAGCCGGGGTACTACACGTCGCGTGACGAGGCGGCGTACTGGGATGGTCGGAACGAGCTCGGGGAGCGGGTCGCGAGCGGGGTGTACTTCTACGAGCTCCGCGCGGGGAGCTTCCGCGAGACGCGGAGGATGGTGATTCACAAGTAG